ACTGATTGAAGTGATCAACTGATTGAGAGAGTCAGCAGAGTCTCAGAGAAAGATTTTGCCTTTGTCCTTTTATAAACAAATTCTAGTTCTTTCCGCGTATTATGTTtggatttatgtaccaaaaagttataattcatttttacatgtttgtttCCAACGTCTTTACATCTGTTACAGTTAATCAGGCTGTTCTTGTTACtgggatatatgtaaattagctctgttctgagTAGTTGCTCATTCAATtcaagcagtctgggctgaaacacagCATgtatgggtggagctaaactgttgtaggctaaTATAGGCAGATATATGGAATTGTGATCACAAAAACaagggctggaggtcagggaaccagccctgtgaccagaaggtcgctggttcgatccccagagccgactgtccttgagcaagacacctaacccccaactgctccccaggcactgtggatagggctgctcactgctcacaagtgtgctcactgccccctagtgtgtgtgtgttcactagtgtgtatgtggtgtttcacttcacggatgggttaaatgtggaggtggaacttctttgctgtgggactaataagggccacGTAACTATTAAAAACAGACTGACTTGCAGTTTATTTTCCATATGTGACTATATAGACTGGAGAGTGAATGACATttcaacactgtttacatactAAATACATAATTGacataataaatcaataatacATCATGATAATGTTAGGAGtcaccaacaaacaaacaatataactaataaataaataaataaatagaaactaaaACTACACTCTGTTCTTCAttggttctttagtcaagaaaatggaacgctcaaagaaccctttgcatgattaaagagttctttgcgactcaaaagggttcttcagattgactgaTAATGTAGTccaggtggttctatatagaaccgctttaaaagggttctatatagcacaaaacgACACACCAAAAATCTTgtaatgatgtcaagcttgtaacaacagcagaaccctttttggtgctatatagaacccttttcgaaaagggttctacgCAGAACCATATCTAGAACCATATCTAAATCGATATAGAACCACATAGAGCACTTTCTTCTTCAATCTGAGGAGCGTTTCAATCAGACAAATGCTACTTTGAGCGTTCACGGTTTCATGTAGAACCTTTTCTTTGccaaagaaccacctttttgaGAGTGTCCTGTCTATATTAATTCCGGTTCTGATGAATATGTCTTATTTTCCATCTGCAGGCCTCGACTGCAGGATGTAATCTAAAACTGAGGATTGACTAGGGCGGTCTTGCTGTGACGTTAATGAGAGATCTGCTCATTGCACCCCCTTCCACACATTTGGActatcagccaaggcatgtttggtgcttctttggttttacGTCCCATTTGGCCAACGTTGTCCTGCCTGGCCAAAATGTCCCACTGTAGCACATTTCTACATGTGGCTCCCTACAGAAAACTATAGGCAGGATATTTTACTGGCCTGTATCACCTTCTCAGAACAGGCTAcctgcattaaaatgaaaggtAAGGTATTTTGATGGCCTAGACTATCTTCTCAGAGGATGATACTATTAAGCTATTAAGCTGAGCCTGTAAGTCACACATTGAACTGGCATTAaataccagtggtggacagtaactaagtaaatgtaattcgttactgtacttaagtagtttttttttctgtatctgtactttttacttaagtatttccattctgggcgactttctcctttcactccactacatttcagagtctaatatccgactttttcctcctacattttgagaaatctgtcgttccttttggtttctgtgtgtataaaaacgtaacatgtcaaaacgaaagaagcgcaaagccagagcaccaatcagggcccagcggtcactttgtttagagctggttttgacctgttggtcataccgacccagtgcagcacgcggttcaacgtcagcgcagcagcgtaaaactttgggagagtctgttcaacataaatgatgaactaacccaactttgtgtaaatagagctcaatatagaaatatgtccacatatgcagtcgtgactgatgcggcttttttctgaatttctacaaacaccatttcattttatagtaaatgagtttgggctggtttatgtttatgaacagacgcctacagatcaacatagtaaaggagctcatctgtgatcctgagtttaaagccagtttttattcaacttaaacttggaactaagttgtaaataaatctgaaactgaaactttgcttgtgtgtaaaaagtgatttcagagccactcggttctccctgatggaaactgtttaccttcagtgttttgtgcttctgatcattttaatagacgtcagcgtcactaattaatgacgttctattaaaagactggtttaccaagagagacgctggaggactttcacctgaaatgagttcatgaagccagtctggttataaaaatgataacaggacatcagagccagaattcctcttttagtacttttactttatacttaagtacatttgaaggtgaatactttagtacttttactcaagtggaggtctaaagggaggaacttctacttttactggagtaatattttaccttgggggtctttactttaactcaagtacatgatttgtgaacTTCCTCCAGTTCTGTTAAATACGCAATAAAATGTAAGGGACAAAGCCACTATACTATAGTATGCTACACTAATGTGCGCATGCGCAGTAGAAGCTCATTGTAATGCCCTAGGCTGCGTCCACAGCCACAAAACTATACTGTACATGCTCTACTGAAGCAGGCACTGCTAATGGTGATGAAGTACTCCTTACTTTGGTTTTTGGGAGCAGAAAGATAAAGACTCACCAACAAAAATGATTCTGTTCCACTTCTCATTCTCGCTGAAGCACGTTTTATGGGCTATTTAGAGCATGTGTGTTAAAGTAATTAACGTATCAATAGAAAAAACTCCTAAACTGCCATGAGGATTAAGCTCGTACTCCTCATTGTTCTGGCTGAAGGGACATTTAACAGAGGACGATCGTGTGATCCACAGGAGAGGTTAAGGACATTCCTACAGAACTGTCCGCACTTTTAGCTTAAGCTTTCCATCGAAacgataaaataataattataataatactatTAGTAATAAAACTGTAGTCTGGGTCGATAAATACGGCTTGGTTCTCTTCGTCCTGCTGTGTTAAATGCCCACGTGTTCTCTTCTGGctcatttgtttacattctgaGCGAAACGCACGTGGCCCCGGCAACCctgaactgtgattggtcaacaGAGCCCGAAGCTCCTCCCACCGAGGAGAGCCGCGACGGCCGAGCGAGGGTCTTAAAAATAACACCACGACAGATTTTATTGAACACAACCCACAAATATTAGTGGCGGAAATGGTCAGATGTGCGACTGCTTTGCACTTTTAAGTGTAgcggaaaataaaataaaacggaaaaatgcaaattttttaCACAATAAAAGATTACAGCGAAAACCAGATCTAAATTCGGTCTGCGTGTCGTGTTATGATTTAGCTAAAGACGTGTCAATTAAAATCGGCGCTTATTGTGTTTTACGCGGAAAAAAACGCTAAAAAAACAGCTTGCGGTAAAGATATGTAGATATGTAAAAAGCGGGACGCACATGCGCGGCGtcagaatctcaaatggctccctaccCCCTAGGCAGTGCACTACGTAAGTAGCGAAATTTCGTATTTATAATGCGTATTTATAACTCCGTGTATAAGACGTCCGATGCCAAAACGGCCACGCATAGCTCAACCCCAGCTTGTGCTTTGTTAAGCATTCTGGGCGCCGTTTGTGTGCAGGAGCTCGTTGATTtcagtgcactacatagggagaACGGCGCCATTTGGGACGCGGCCGGTCTGAAGCGCCTCCCGGTATAAAGAACTTGGCGCCGGCGCCAGTCATTCACTTCTGCACTCCGCCGAAGAGGTGAGCTTGGGGGGTCTCTCCAGTGGTGGGCTTTTAGATGcatttttgcctttattaaaaacacagtaGCCCTTCTGGGACTGCGGTGTGCATTATCTGCCACTTTAAACCGCGTTCGGGGAGTATTTTATTCTCATTTTGGGCTGTTAGCAGGCAGGCTAACGCAGCTAGCTAACGCTAGCCGAGCTGAGGGTCCGGTAGCTTTGCGAGCAGAAGTGTTTATCTGGTTATTTTAATAGTTGAATATCCTGCTGGGTTCGTTTTACAGCACGATAAACACCTTGTTGACTAAATATCGAGCGGTTTGGGATCTGTCGTTAACCGCATTCGCTGGCTTGGGCAGGTTAGTTAACTCGCCGCTGACTAGCTGGCTAAAGATTTGGAGGGACAGTAGGAGCGGACGtgaaaaaacaaagataagACCGCGAAGAAAAACGCGCTTTTATGGGAGTTTTTGCTCATTCCTGCATTTCTCAAGCAGTTCTGCTGCGCATGCGGTCCGAAATGTGTTGCGCTGTTAAAGAAAACCGGgcacttttgtcttttttaaaacGCCCGCTTATTTGCAAATCGCCCGGGTTCATTTTGGCGCGTTACCTGCTTCCGAAATCGCAGACAAAACTCCCGAAACAACCCACTTAATCCCTTCGACCCTCGAACAAAACACAGCCAGGGTCCTTATTTACAGCAGAACTGCGCATACGACCACTTTATTCGCGGCGAAAAGGCGTGATTATGGACTGTAAGAGCCAAGTTTCCCTCCGTGGGCTGCTCGCTATTGTTTTCATCTGCTGGCTGGCGTTAACCTCTCTCCACACAGCTCGAGCAGCGTCAACATCTCCAGTAACTAATCCCTGTTTTCCTCTTCCAGGACTTCTCCCTTTACATTAAACCTCCACAGGCAGCACCATGACCAGAAGAAGGTGAGAAAAAGGCCCTGGTACATGTTGTGGCCGCTGTTTTTCCCTGAGTTagctgactctctctctctctctctctctctctctctctctctctctctctctctctctctctcttttatctgcTCTATTtcgtctatttctctctctttactcttttttctcatctttctctctctctctcttttctctgctctATTTCATcacctctctctatttctctctcttttctccactATCTCTGTTTGCAGTGGCCGACTTCAAGCTAAACACGGACATGGGAGCAGAACCGCAGACAAGATGGGAAAGATGAAGAAGGAGGTTTGTACGCGTCGCAGATCTTGTTTATGAGACATTTTTCTGCTCCATATCCAGGCCTTTAACTCGCTCCTGTACTGTTTCCAGCAGTGCAGCAGGAAGAAAACGCTGAAGAGGCTCAGCGGAGAAGCTCAGGTGAGGTTTCAGCCCTGCCACatgtattaaagggcccatatcatggaaaacccaGGTTTCATCGTGGGCATTTTGTGTggtatttaaacatttcactgcTCTCGGGgtgaaacctcgtatctccgtttttcatttttgggcatgatttgaaaattcctgttctttacattgtgtgtaaatttcacgatgaatggaccaaaggaaacgaCCCCGAATGACgtggaaagacgtccggttccattgacttacattaaaagcaaagtcattttttttccttctcctgtaaagttaccgttttggagatacgaggttttgttccgacagcagcgatatggcAAATTTTGCAGTACGTTAGTAAATTTCAcggtatttctttttttcaggcGGCTGATTGGTTGgaacaaagaaccattttaatatATACTGTTAGAAACTGGATGCAATAACTTTTGTTCAGGGTTTGTCGAGCTGTTGCACTAAATGGAGTTGAGCTAGACTGCCTTATAATGAAACAGCCAGTTGGCAAGTGTTCCCGAAAGGCATAGtatatttaagcagtagaacccgagagggagcgTTTTAtcgcgaaataacatcacagttGTGATTTGGTTGCCGTAGGTGATTTTAtagtgataactccctcctcgagtgctctactgctttaatacagcagttaaataaatacagtaagaaatgaataaactggccgtgaacacggcgtttaatatgttttaatgttcagttccttcctcctaattagagctccttaacgagcagctcgttgctacgtcagagtaacgagctccgcccactcgctgctcagccggcggttcgttctccagctccttacactaaattcccaaactgtcgtcaccactgagcagcttttcagtcggcagctgtgacagaagaacagctgaacaacctggaatcagccagaaatgaacccgacaccattcgccagacgtgtctgatcttcagagtcggaccaaatcagactgagccagaaaactgacccaatatcaggttcagctcagtttggtcagtttctccagatcagtattaatgttgttttgttccagccggtctgtaaagcttcttacagcccgtttagtttggcgaatggtgttgggttcatttctggctgattccaggtcgttcagctgttcttctgtctcagctgccgactgaaaagctgctcagtggtgacgacggtttgggaatttagtgtcgtcttaTCTTCAGGGTCTGAAatgatgaaattttaacaccatgaaaaatgttaaaaatggaaaaaaaggtttttgtttGATGGAAAAGATATATTATTATATGGCTGTTCTAGGGgacaaagagaggttggaaaatagttCTGATGGTCTCCAAAACCAGTAGTAGTCCTCTGTTATGTATGATAAGCTGAATTCTGTTGTTCTTCTGAAAGCTGTTTTTCTTCTGCTGTGGTTCAACATTATAATACCTCCACTCTTTAGAATCGGCGGGTGCAGGAGGGAACATGTAAGGCTGAAGTCCTTGTTGAAACCCCGATGGAGGGGCTACAGGACACACTTGACCACTCAGGCTCGTCACAAGGCGCTCGGCCATCTCCTCTGCCTCGCCTCAGGTCAGTTATTTCAACAGATCAGATGAGGTCATTAATGATCTGTGAAAAACAGCTGGCTTGCAGTGGTTGGGTGTAAAGGTGGTCTGACATGGAATAGTTAAGCATTTATTATACCTACGTTACCAGGCCTGCGGACAGCATTGTGTTATGCTGTACACCCCATACGTCAAGCACGAGGTCAGGCCGTGACGCAATCCTTTCTGGCCGGCGCAAATATTTTTAACTTTCTGTTAATACtagcccatttcacaatgcCCTGTACTACAACTCCCAGCAGGCATTGCAGCATAATGTTCACTTCCACCTTCGTCCCCCTGCAACAATGTATGGGAGCAAAGAGAAGTTGCCAGGTGTCCAAGCAAATGGGTAGATTTAAAGACCTACCTTCAGGGacgtttttaaatatttcaagtattaTAATACTCTGTAGAAGTGATCATAATTCTattcatgtcattttttaaaagtctaCTACGACTTCTGTATTTTGCTGTTGACGCTTCGCCGGCCAGTTCAGGTTATagcaaaatgttatttaaaagtgaaattaGAGGAAATTAGAAATTAGATGTTCTCTGGCCCACCGATTTGGTGAGATTTTTCAAAGTGGTCCTTTTAAAGGACGCGTTTGACACccttgtaattgtaattgtaaacAATTATGCTGCCGTAGGTCAAGCTAATCATTCGTGTTGGGCCTGTCAGActgtgtttacacctggtcactttgtgcatcttgagtatcaggattatatctggaGGCCAAACCACAAAGTGTAAATACACCCaagatgcatttaaaacaggtACAAATCAGTTCACTCAAATCACTTCAGGAGGTCTGAGACGCATTTGAGCCACAATCGACAAACGAAACCCCCTCCCAATACAAACGAAACTCCTCCAACTACAACAGAAACCCCCCTCAGTACAAATGAAACCCCTCCCACTATAACCGAATCCCCTCCCACTATAACCGACTCCCCTACCtctacacaggtaggcgaaggtggtgttaggagtcttgcccaaggactcttattggtatagtgtagggggcttacccaggtggggattgaaccccagtctacagcgtagaaggcacgTGGCTGGGGACCAGACAGAACACAATGCTTAATAGCAATATGGTCACTCACAGCGACCGTCGTTAGCATATCACAGGAAGAGGCTGAATGGGTAAACGATTGGTGATTAGCAAATTTGCATATTCTGCCCCACacagcaatcagatttcagtcaaACCAACCGGTTTGTCTACTAGTGTAAAGACGTGgctaaaatcttatcaggaCACAGTCCAGATATTACTCTCATGAAGTGACCAGGCGAGAACAGGGTCTCAACCTCCTTCTCATTAGTTATGACTCTTGATTTGATTCAGTTGTGGGCtggataaatataaatatgaaagTAGTTGTGTTTAAACTGGGGAAGCACTGATATTAATGGAAACATATTGTAGGAAATCATTTCCAGGAGAGTTTTCCGTGACTTGTATACACAACGGCTGTTTCTCGCAAATGATTGTCTTAATATGACCCACAGCTGCTGGCGTTAACAGTAAAATCAAAGGACACGACCTCTAATGACCCCTTAATGATATGGTAACTCTTGGTTGCACATTCCTCAGCATTTCATCAtcagttctagagaaatgttCGCTCTGCCaggtgttcatgtgtgtgtacatgtaccACTGTAGCATTACTCCAGACCTTCCAGCAGGAATGAGTGGACAAAACTTTGGTCTTAGCAGTTAAAATATGCTCTCTGTGGCTTGACAGCCCAACTTTACACGTTTCCATGACACCTTatgaatgtttttgccttccaCATGTTTCCTTTGACTGTAAGACTAGTCTGCCTTGCTTTGCATACTCAGTTTTTATTTCTGATTTTGCTCCGCCAGCTGGGGTTGCTCTGAGGACGTGTGGGTGAAGATGCTGAGTAAAGAGATAAAGTACAAGCACACTAAAAGCAGTCTAGAGAGGCATCCTGGACTCCAGCCCAAGATGAGAGCGGTTCTGCTCGACTGGCTGATGGAGGTATACATTCCTTAATGATCAGATTTCAGACTACGTTCATATCTTTCTTTATTCAGATGGGCGTAATTTAAGGTTGCACTAATATAACGTTTTTAGGCCAATGAGTTTAAACAGCTGAATGTCACTTCTttaatgttattaacactataaTCCATATATAAAGgcaataaatggccaaaaaccTGAATATCCTTCTGTTATAACCTAAGAACGACTCAGCTTGTGTGCACTGTTTTCCTTTTAATTAGGGCATAAGAAGCCCTGGATGTAATAAGCTTCAGAATTTAAGGCGATAAAATCCTCAGGATGGGTCtgtaattcattttacacaggtggtcAGACATGGGATAGTTAAGCATTTATTACTACAATACCGTGCTTATTACACCTACATTACTGTTCTATAGATGGATCTTTGATTAATTTTACAGAGCCATAGCTTGATTTCAATAATGGGCCAATTTagaatttataaatatatatttatcattaaaattGTCTGCTGATACATTGTGCAGAGAAATCTCCTTTAATAGATTATACATAGTTCAGTAGTCGAGATGTAAACATGAGAAACggttcattttagagaaacttgatGTAAAGATTTCCAtacagtggtggggataggagccaggggtcgccatgactacagcacagaaaTTTTATCTAGTCCGTTTCTTtggggggctattttgcctcgCAACACCCTGTGTGTACCTTTtctgccatgaatgtattttaaatgttttcgactttctgtgagggagcttttagcggcgtaaacacttcagacgtctggttcctatcaccagcactgcaAACGATTCTGACTCCTGCTTCACTCTAAATGACCTTGTGTACATCGTTGACCGAAGTGATGACACTGTTACGATAAACCTCTTGAATTTCTCTGTGTCCAGGTGTGCGAGGCCTACGTCCTTCACAGACAGACGTTTTACCTGGCGCAGGACTTCTTTGACAGGTTCATGCTCACCCAAGAAGACATGCAGAAGGAGCGGCTGCAGCTCATTGGCATTACAGCACTTTTTATCGCCTCTAAAATTGAGGTAAAGGCCAGTTCAGTGGCCAAGCAAACGGTTTTAGAGCTCAATTAAATATCCGATAAAGTACATATTAGTGCTATTTTAAAAGAGATCATTTTAGGGAAATTCACACATTACAACAGCAAAAGAACAGGATTGCAAGTAAAGGTAATAGTCATAAATAAACGTAATTAAAGAAATGTAAGTAACTTGTTTACGCGTACTAGTAAAAATGCATAAACACCAGCCtccaaataaatgtacataGATACGATGCGTAGATATGCCGCGAAGTGAAAAATGATCATTAATAAGCAGGATGGAGTCTTGATGTTCTGCTTTTTCCCCTTTCAGGAAATTTATCCGCCTAAAATCGCGGAGCTGGCCTACGTCACCGATGGAGCTTGTCTAGAAGAGGAGATCCTACAAATGGAGCTTATTATGTTAAAAGTATGTATGTCGCAATATGATTGATCTCATTCTCAATTGTACTTGGAAATGCGTGGAGCACTACACTCTGACTGCGGTTATAGTGACACAAAAAATATGGCGCCGTTTCATTCACCGATGACACGTTTACCCGCACAGGCATTGAACTGGGACCTCTGTCCTGAAACCGTCGTCTCGTGGATGAAGCTTTATATTCAGATGGCCTCAGTCTATGACTTCACTAATCTGCTGGTGCCACAGTTTTCTCAAGAAACCTACATACAGATCACACAGGTATGTGAACTCTTCACtttgaaaaaattaaaatggttattttttaaaaagaaatgcccACCGTTGCTATGCTTACAGAAAactctgcttttctctcagCTTTTAGATCTGTGCATCCTCGACATCAACGCACTGGATTTTAAATATGGGGTGTTGGCTGCAGCCGCTTTTTGCCACTTCATATCATTTGATGTAGTGCAAAAAGTATCAGGTAAGGACAGCTTGGTGCTTAACGTTCACACTTCCTTTggtttaatataattaaaaaaaatcttcatatGTCTCCGCAGATTCATCTGAaacatggttaagatgtaaacaaaatcattcagcgcggtttggtgtgaaacgctccatttTAGTGTAACTTAACCgtcagaagtgttcacagtggtggtgataggaaccagacatccacctctaaaagctccctcacagaaagatattacaaGAAAAATGGATaggaattcactgcctgacgtctgagatattgttttgcAGTAGTTTTGAAAAGCTCTAAATCTTCGCTAAATATATAACCGGTTTaccatattatattataaaactCAGGTGAAGGTTCATGGGTCATTGTAGTTGGCAAATGTTTGCATTAAAGAAATCGTGACccccggttcccatcaccaccactgtaaataaatcggAGTTTCtctaatgaaccatttcacaccaaacctcatTCTCAGTTATTGAATGTCTTTTTTTAGTCTTTAATTtccatctttttttcccccaccccTCCAGTTTGTCTATTATAGCAAACAGATAAGATGGAGTGTGATATTATGTGTAATGCAGTACAATGACATACtgaaaattaaagaaataagcaagaattttaacacaataaataagaaaa
This portion of the Pygocentrus nattereri isolate fPygNat1 chromosome 1, fPygNat1.pri, whole genome shotgun sequence genome encodes:
- the LOC108410903 gene encoding G1/S-specific cyclin-E2-like isoform X1, with amino-acid sequence MTRRSGRLQAKHGHGSRTADKMGKMKKEQCSRKKTLKRLSGEAQNRRVQEGTCKAEVLVETPMEGLQDTLDHSGSSQGARPSPLPRLSWGCSEDVWVKMLSKEIKYKHTKSSLERHPGLQPKMRAVLLDWLMEVCEAYVLHRQTFYLAQDFFDRFMLTQEDMQKERLQLIGITALFIASKIEEIYPPKIAELAYVTDGACLEEEILQMELIMLKALNWDLCPETVVSWMKLYIQMASVYDFTNLLVPQFSQETYIQITQLLDLCILDINALDFKYGVLAAAAFCHFISFDVVQKVSGLTWEAVESCVNWMAPFIETMTGYEGAKLKDFSKVSSEDRHNIQTHADYLSMLHEAQQKGTIRISGIFPPTPPSSAEKSSSH
- the LOC108410903 gene encoding G1/S-specific cyclin-E2-like isoform X2, producing the protein MTRRSGRLQAKHGHGSRTADKMGKMKKECSRKKTLKRLSGEAQNRRVQEGTCKAEVLVETPMEGLQDTLDHSGSSQGARPSPLPRLSWGCSEDVWVKMLSKEIKYKHTKSSLERHPGLQPKMRAVLLDWLMEVCEAYVLHRQTFYLAQDFFDRFMLTQEDMQKERLQLIGITALFIASKIEEIYPPKIAELAYVTDGACLEEEILQMELIMLKALNWDLCPETVVSWMKLYIQMASVYDFTNLLVPQFSQETYIQITQLLDLCILDINALDFKYGVLAAAAFCHFISFDVVQKVSGLTWEAVESCVNWMAPFIETMTGYEGAKLKDFSKVSSEDRHNIQTHADYLSMLHEAQQKGTIRISGIFPPTPPSSAEKSSSH